GTCCAGCAcctggtcagaccggccgcccggtccctagcccggtccgaccgggcggcccGCCGAACCCGACCCGGCGCAAACCGAGCATcacgctgatgccaaccgggagCGTTACCGCGCGACACTGCCAGcccccggtcaccacccggtccctggcccggtttgaaccagACCGGCTGTGTCCGAGTCTGCCTCAACCAGATCTATTCTAGGtcagttattttcgtactttttcgacctgaggtcgtcccggacgcctatataagtgcccaggatgctcccaaagttgctttagaccatgtttaagataaaccctagttcttagttgtttgctctgcaaaactattgaatttcctacaccatattgcttgatttggtgtagatctgaaagtcttgtgtaatcTGTTTTTCCatagggaattagaaggttgcaacttaccgcttcgtggtcggcggctctgtgcgcaagtgtgtggagttacgaatatcttgcagggttgagagctgttgcattggcgacagggaccaatcgagagatctcgttgcgtcatacaagttatcatccacttcatcatccgtgattctccgctgtgttcatcccgtgatcatcatcaccaccgttgcttactgagaagattgggccaccccttatcacagTTATAACATAAGGATAAACTTAATAATAACATGGAGTtatacataataaataaatattaTTATTATTGCCTCTAAGACATAACTCCTTTCGCTCGCACCAGGCGCATGCCCCGTGGTGTCGTCTCCTAGAGCAACATGCAGACGTGGCGTAACGGTTCTGGTTGGGCCCTCGTCAACAACATCATGTTCCCTGCCATCAAGGAGCCCCGGGATGTGTTGACGGTATTTGTGGCGGCATCATATGCAGCAAGGGCGAATCCCAGGGATGTCGCGTTGCAATACCAGGATGTCGAGGCAAAGGAGGAGCACGACTATCGGGTGTCAACCTGCAGAGCCTCAACAACCAACACGAGCTCGTCTACCCGCCTCGGCCTTCCGGCGATGCTTTCTAGGCTGCGTCGGTGAGTGCGATGATGTATGTCCTAGGGTAGACAATCCAAGAAACTAGCTAAGTATCCATATTCTGAGACCTAAATCTCGGTTTAATTTCTACTTTTATGTTTATAACTATAAACAAGTATGCGTGAAGATGAATTAATTATTTGTTAGCAAAAAAGCGCGAGTTCTTTTTTTAGTTACCCATTTTGCAAGTCAAATTTCTAGAACCCGAAAGTCGTTTTGTGGGAGGGGGGGGGCTTACCCCATCCTAgatatctgttatcgggatatccaTGATCTGGTAGATCTGCTCTTAGTCGCAACTAGTCAAAGAAGCtgattgatgcatgtaaaatgaatacatgaactttgtcctttatcatattgaattcccacatatttgtaacatatatgatgataacaccatgttttacattgatttatggggatttatcaATGattcctttatttggtttataaccctGTGATGTTGTGCAGAGCAcacagttgggaaaccccaataGAAAGGTATGATGAACACAACAGCAGATttttctcagtaagaaaccaaggtttaatcgaccagtaggagaaagaaatcacttctgaaggtgttgatagctgactttggcagggcgaactaccggtgtcagcaacaacgtggaacctacacacaacacaatcaaaatactttgccccaacttacggtgatgttgtcaatctcaccggttttgctgaaaacaaaggattagacgtatagtgtggaaagagatgtttgtttgcagtgaaataaagagaatTGTACTTGCAATAGATGGATTTATCAgtataaaagaaaggaccggggtacaCAATTCACTGGAGGTGTctatccataaagataaataacatgctgggtaaacaaattacaacttggcaattgacagaataaagaccatacatgacaagatgattactgtgagattcatttgggcattagaacaagattcatagaccgtaatctaactgcatctatgactaataatccaccttccggttagcatccgcacccctttcagtattaagttgcaatcaacagattattgcattaagtaaaggGTGTAGAGTAAACAATAgattatccttggataaagcattgttgttttctccctagtagcaacagcacatctacaaccttagaagttattgtgactctcccagattactagaggcatgaacccactattgatcataaataccccctcttggagtcacaagcacatacttggacagatcatctactagcaacgaagagcatgcaagatcacaaataacatatgacaagtatataataaatataaaccatagtattcaatattcatctgaTCCCAGCGAACACAACATGTATCATTACATAAAGAtggtcttgatcatgataggcaactcacaagatctaaacatgaagcataaagtggagaagataaccatctagctactgctattgacccgtagtccagagatgaactactcacacatcacttcggaggcgggtatggcgatgtagaggcctccggtgatgatctccctctctggCAAGGTGCCGGGAAGagtttcagaaccctcccgagctagggtcgacgatggcgtggcgatggaacttttcatggatggaggctcgggtatttaggtttttcccgatcaTATCAATTTACAGgccgaagggcgaggtcggtggacgcCTGAGGGGCCCATACCACCCCTAGGCATGGCCAGGGAggggccgcgcctaggcatggtgtggccgcctcctggCTCTTCTTCGTCTCTCCTCTAGACTCCTTCTTTGCgatagtaaaataggaacttcggctttcgttttgtccaattccgagaatatttcatgtacaacttttgtgaaatacaaaaatagcagaaaacaggaactgacactataGCATCTTGTCaacaggttagttccagaaaatgcataaaagtgccacgaagtgtaaacaaaacatatagaagttggtgtaaaataagcatggagcatcaaaaattatagatacgtttgcaacgtatcacccTGCAAAACAGGAAAACCTTGTTTCGCgtattttcactttcagagacctatacggagtcaaattgacctgggaTTTTTGGAGCATCATTTTTTCACCGGGAGGAACATAATGGACTTTTGGAGCACACCTGGAGAGGCCCGAGGAGCGAACGAGGCCAGGTGGCGCGACCCCAAAGTCTGGCCGCGCCACCCACCTCCATTCGCACCTCGATCATCCGATTGCCCTGATTCTTTCGCCCACCAATGTATTTTGCCCTAAAAACGACTATATATATGGTCCCGAAGAGTACTCGGGAGGAGAGCGCCGTAGAAAGGCAAAAACACCAAAACGGAGGCTgctgcagagaagattggaggggaaaaCTCCGTTGGGATCAccaccggagggatctccaccttctccaacgtcatcatcatcatcaccatgaccaagagggagtagtccacctctagtctatgggtttgtggcaatatcttgatctatttctctcatgttcttcatagttcttagtgccatatgagcttcctatcatgattatggtcatatttgtagtacctatgtggtggatccttgttCTATGATATTGTTATATGAGATCTAATCTTATTATATTTGTGAGATgtgttgatagatgcatattatgtaccccgttcttaagtttatcttctgatccaacatctatgcaagagcgtgtgtggggtgatgtgtgtgttagatggagtagcagGGTTTTAGtaattggatagtgacaatatgttcGAGAGCTATTATAGTTCTTacctttcttttgctacctcattagggataaagtgaatgcatatgctatgttcatcatgtgacaataatggtgatcttgtttgttcaaggtagcatatttgatattcaaacttcatgtcaaagtacttattgctatgctctgttaattcttagtacaagattgatgaagtttcATTCTTATGGAACATAAAAgaggtgtgttgcatcatctctaagttaggacatgatgctcatattaattctgatcttacatataatatgatttgcaccttcatatctcattgatgaattgctttttgtccaccacaactttaggagagaatagtcaagtgaacccatgaaccccggtccatgttttatcataagaaacacctttatcttgcatttacattgttttctatttgctgcaATATTTTATTccaaaaaatacaaaaatatttacttttcttatttgcatccaaaacaccaaaaacaatcaacctcTTTACAGTTTTGTGTGAAAAAAGAGTTGTGAAAAAAGAGTATGAGAAAATAAACAAAATGTGTATGAGAaaaaaagtgagagagagttagagaggatgctcaacgtctgttgttcatgttgtctcggtatggatggcCTATAGTTGCGATGCACATCTCCTTTGGTCTTGTGTATAGGTGACACGAATGGTTAAACATGTATGTCGAAAGGTCTTGGTAACCCGAAGTTGACTAGCAAGAGGTGTAGTCCTTAGCACTCAAGAAAATGAGGCAACACTTACTCATAAGAGGTCAAACTCATGACACATAGACATCTTTATAAATGAGATACTTGTTACCTCATCCTAATTATTATTCTTAACATGAATTGCATAGCTCAAAACCATGTTTTATGCTCTATACTTTTTTATTTTTGTCGGAGGTTTAGCATATGCATTCCCTGCTTACTTTCTTGAGTTCAAGAGTCAAAAGAAATATTTCTGAAAAGAGAAGATAAAGAATCAATTCTATAAGATTTTCTCAagcatgctttatgattcataaGTACTTGTCATTCATGTTATTTACAATGCTATTTAATTTTATGCATGCTATGTAGAATGTAAGAGTTATCACTTTATGAGTTCAAGTTACTTATTGTTATTCTCTATAGACTGAACCTTGTAATACTTTGCATGATTATTTCGAACCTATATATTATAAACTTTAAAGTTCATGTTAGTTTATCACCTTCATGCTCaggacgagcataggttaagcttggggatgttgatgcatgtaaaatgcatacatgaactttgtcctttatcatattgaattcccacatattttcagcatatatgatgataataccatgttttacattgatttatgaggATTTATCAATGATccgctttatttggtttataatccTGTAGAACAGAAAACCCTATTTCACGTTttttttttcactttcagagacctatacggagtcaaattgacctgagatttttggAGCACCATTTTTTCATCGGGAGGAACATAATGGATGTTTGGAGCACAACTGGAGAGGCCCGAGGTGCGAACGAGGCCAGGTGGTACGGCCCAGAACTCTGGCCACGCCACCCACCTCCGTTCGCACCTCGATCGTCCGATTGCCCTGATTCTTTCGCCCACCGACATATTTTTTCCTAAAATAactatatatatggccccgaagagttctcgggaggagagcgctGCAGAAAGATAGAAACACCAAAATGGAGGCTgctgcagagaagattggagggggaaactccgtcgggatcaccgccggagggatctccaccttcttcaatgtcttcatcatcatcaccatgaccaagagggagtagtccacctctagactacggggtttgtggtagtagcttgatctatttctctcatgctcttcatagttcttagtgctaTATGAGGTGCCTATCATGATTATGgctatatttgtaatacctatgtggtggatccttgttCTATGATATTGCTTTATGACATCTGATCTTATTATATTatgagatgtattgatagatgcatattattatCCCTTTCTTAAGTTTATGTtttgatccaacatctatgcaagagcgtgtgtggggtgatctatgtgttagatggagtagcaaggttttagtgattggatagtgacaatatgttcaagAGCTATTATGATTTtgcctttcttttgctacctcactagggataaagggaatgcatgtgctatgttcatcatgtgACAGTAATGATGATCTttttttgttcaaggtagcatatttgatattcaaatttcatgtcaaagtacttattgctatgctctattaattcttaatacaagattgatgatgTTTCATTCTTGTGGATCATAAGAGAggcgtgttgcatcatctctatgttaagacgtgatgcccatattaatttttatcttacatataatattatttgtaccttcatatctcattgatgaattgctttTTATCCACCACAATTTtacgagagaatagtcaagtgaacccatgaatccCGGTCAACTTTTTATCaaaagaaacacctttatattgcatttacattgttttctatttgctACACTGTTTTATTCCGAAAATACATTTTTTTatctttcttatttgcatccaaaacaccaaaaacaatcaatcTTTTTTCAGTTTttacttttttcgataaagagaatatattaatactaaaagataccaattacaaccagcctctgcaacaatgcaCCACCCTAATATCAATACGGATGCACACAtccaaaaaataaaaatgaaaactaagaaacaaaagtcccgctacagtatctcaggtctaacaacaacaatacatccaccatcAAGAGAACACCTGAAATAAAActttccaaaagcgacgcctccaagaagggaacagtgctccaacaccgtggtcgctcgatcaaagatcttaggttttcaccctgaagatagtccccgctctcaaaacaatgcctccaacaagatcactgccagacacaaccagttaaggccaaacCTTAGATTTTTACCCTAAAAGGTAGGACTTCGAACTTCACCTGTGCTGTCGTCCCCatattcataccgctgctgtgaagcccggaacatcaagcaagtccctcaacattgcggatacttgaacctcccttagctagtcctcccatccggccttcatgatattctcttcttctgactttcatcatggatccatagtcacttgatgtcaacacagaaaaagagcttcgtgccgcttcctccagaaccaaacggttggaataaaagcatggatgcgcgcgaccgaataccatccgatccagcaaactacaTGCAAAAGATGCGATGTTCCATTCGCTGGCGGAGCTTTCCAGAACTCAACACTCAAGTTAGATGAAGAGGATCAACATCCGGTAGGTCTTAATCTTCGcataagaagaaccctaggaccaccatcTTCAAACCCGAAGAAGACAAACATGCTCCCAGGCCGCCATCCGCTGACCAATGAAGGAGAATTCGGTGGACGACGATAGCCGCAACCACACCATCCTCGCCCCGCAGATCGCCGCTCGCGCCACCAGCAGAAGCTAACGATGGATCTCGACGGGCCCAAGATCCaatagccgccgccgccaccatccaTCGCCGTAGGCCGTGGAGGTGGAGCCGCCGCCGCACGTCCCGGGACACCGCCCTAGATGCGGAGCACGTCGAAGTCGGTGGTCGCTGCCccagccgccaccgccaccgccggtcGCTGCCTCCAACAACCCCCCGAGCACTTTGGCGCCGGGGCCCGCCGCCACCGTGGCCAGCGCCGAGAGCAGCGGTGGAGGGAGAGAACGCAGAGGGAGGGGCGGCGGAAGGAGAGCGATTGGCCCCTGGCAGCACCCTGGGGAGCGCCACGAGAGAGGTTAGGGTTTGCTCCTACAGTTTTTACTTAGTTAATTCATTTAGTTTAGTTTCTACTTGTTTTATTACTACTTATGTTATTTACTTACGCGAAAAGAGAACACTCTTCCATCTAgttcccgagagttcgatataaaccctcgagtcacccttgtggaaaAGATACCCCCTtaatacaacactctgcacttggagtcccaacgtatcaaaattctttttagcgtTGTTATTTACCGCTATCAATCACGCTCGACCCGCGGCAGGCGGCGGTGTGGTCCGCCAGGGACCACAGCAAGAACTTCATCGACCTCGCTGGTCCATCTGAGCTGCCGGTCCCAAAGGAGGAGGACGACTGGTCCTTCGACTTCTCCGACGACGACACAGATAACCTCAACTTCAACGCATTCGACGCACGCCGCTAGTTGTTTTTAGTTTTTAGTTCAAATTCGAGTCACTTTTGTATAAAACTAGTCAATATTTGTATGAATTTCATTTTTTAAATGTTTTTACATTTGATTTCTTTAGAAGCTATCGTATTAGGAACATCGATATGAAAACAACATATTCAAATAGAGAATGCAGTACGGACGTCTGCTGCCACCGCTTATTTGGAAGGaggcggtggagatgctcttatcccAGAAACAGCAAGTAGAGAGAAAATCCAAGAAGGAATCACGTGTTTTCTTGCTAGGTGACACTATGTTGGTTCACCCACGAGCTAGGTCTGCGCTTCTCTGACAGTCACTCTCTTCCTCTTGACTATTGTCTCCACTCCCCGAGGCACGCCCCCAATGCGCCTCCACCACCTccccctcctcgtcctcctcgccgCGCTCGCCGCCAGGGATGCGGCCGGCGGCGACGCGGAGGCGCTGCTTGCGGCGAAGGCCGCGCTCGAGGACCCGACCGGCTCGCTCGCGTCCTGGTCGACCAACGCCACTGCCGGCCCGTGCGCGTGGTCCGGCGTGTCCTGCGACGCGCGCTCCGGCGCGGTCGTCGGCGTCGACCTCTCCGGGCGCAACCTCTCCGGCGCCGTCCCGAGCGCCCTCGCCCGGCTCCCCTTCCTCGCGCGCCTCGACCTCGCCGCCAACTCGCTCTCGGGTCCCATCCCGCCGTCGCTATCCCGGCTCCGCCTCCTCGCCCACCTCAACCTCTCCAGCaacggcctcaacggctccttccCGCCGCCGCTCGCGCGGCTCCCTGCGCTCCAGGTTCTTGATTTGTACAACAATAATTTCAGCGGCCCTCTCCCGCTCGAGGTGGTCGGGATGGCGCAGCTCAGGCACCTCCACCTCGGCGGCAACTTCTTCACCGGGGAGATTCCCCCGGAGTACGGCCGGTGGGGGAGGCTGCAGTATCTCGCCGTCTCCGGCAACGAGCTGTCCGGCAAGATACCTCCGGAATTGGGCAACCTGACGAGCCTCAGGCAGCTCTACATTGGCTACTACAACAACTACTCCGGCGGGATACCGGCCGAGCTAGGGAACATGACGGAGCTTGTCCGGCTCGACGCGGCGAACTGCGGTCTCTCCGGCGAGATCCCGCCGGAGCTCGGGAATCTCGCCAAGCTGGACACGCTGTTCCTGCAGGTGAACGGGCTCACCGGTCGCATCCCGCCGGAGCTGGGCCGGCTCGGGAGCCTCAGCTCGCTCGACCTGTCCAACAACATGCTCTCCGGCGTGATTCCGGCGAGCTTTGCGGACCTTAAGAATCTCACCCTCTTCAACCTCTTCCGGAACAGGCTCAGAGGTGACATCCCCGAGTTCGTCGGCGACCTGCCCAGCCTCGAGGTGCTGCAGCTGTGGGAGAACAACTTCACCGGCGGTATCCCGCGCCGCCTTGGCCGTAACGGCCGCTTCCAGATGCTCGACCTCTCGTCCAACAGGCTCACGGGTACCCTCCCGCTGGAGCTGTGCGCCGGAGGCAAGCTGCAGACGCTCATCGCGCTCGGCAACTCCCTCTTCGGCGCAATTCCGGATTCTCTCGGGAAATGCCGGTCGCTTACGCGCGTCCGCCTCGGCGAGAACTTCTTGAATGGTTCAATCCCCGAAGGTCTCTTTGATCTGCCGAATCTGTCTCAGGTGGAGCTCCAGGACAACCTCCTGTCCGGCGGCTTCCCGGATGTTGTGGGCACCGGCGCACCCAATCTTGGGGGGATTAGCCTCTCCAACAACCAGCTCACTGGCGCATTGCCGTCGTCCATTGGGAGCTTCTCTGGGTTGCAGAGGCTGCTTCTTGATCAGAATGTGTTCACCGGGGCCATACCGCCGGAGATTGGCCGGCTGCAGCAGCTGTCCAAGGCTGATCTTAGCGGCAATTCGTTCGATGGCAGCCTGCCGCCGGAGATTGGAAAATGTCGGTTGCTCACTTACCTTGATGTCAGCCGGAACAACCGGTCGGGAGATATCCCTCCGGCTATCTCCGGCATGGGGATACTGAACTATCTGAACCTATCCCGAAATCAGCTTTATGGAGAGATACCAGCAACCATTGCTGCAATGCAGAGCCTCACGGCCGTGGACTTCTCATACAACAACCTGTCTGGGCTTGTGCCAGCGACCGGGCAGTTCAGCTACTTCAATGCCACGTCCTTCGCTGGCAATCCAGGTTTATGCGGTCCGTACCTTGCGCCATGCCGCCCTGGTGGTGCTGAAACAGGCCATGGAACACACACCAATGGTGGGCTGTCCAGTAGCCTCAAGCTGATCATCGTCCTCATCTTGCTTGCCTTCTCCATCGCATTTGCTGCCATGGCAATCTTGAAGGCCCGGTCACTGAAGAAAGCCAGCGATGCGCGTGCTTGGAAGCTCACTGCTTTCCAGCGCCTTGAATTCACATGTGACGAGGTGATCGATAGTCTCAAGGAAGAGAACATCATCGGCAAAGGTGGAGCTGGCACTGTGTACAAGGGGACAATGCCAGATGGTGATCATGTTGCAGTGAAGAGACTTTCTGCGATGAGCCGTGGCTCGTCACATGACCATGGTTTCTCTGCGGAGATACAGACACTTGGGAGGATCCGGCACCGCTACATTGTGCGGCTACTTGGCTTCTGCTCGAACAACGAGACGAATCTTCTGGTGTATGAGTATATGCCTAATGGCAGCCTGGGGGAGCTACTCCATGGGAAGAAGGGCGGACACCTGCACTGGGATACTCGGTACAAGATAGCTGTTGAGGCTGCCAAGGGTCTATGCTATCTTCACCATGATTGCTCACCACCAATCCTGCACCGCGATGTCAAATCAAACAACATTCTCCTTGACTCCGATTTCGAAGCACATGTTGCTGATTTCGGGCTTGCCAAGTTTTTGCAGGACTCTGGCACATCAGAGTGTATGTCAGCCATTGCCGGTTCTTATGGCTATATTGCTCCAGGTGAAAGATC
This region of Lolium perenne isolate Kyuss_39 chromosome 2, Kyuss_2.0, whole genome shotgun sequence genomic DNA includes:
- the LOC127333973 gene encoding uncharacterized protein; the encoded protein is MRLHHLPLLVLLAALAARDAAGGDAEALLAAKAALEDPTGSLASWSTNATAGPCAWSGVSCDARSGAVVGVDLSGRNLSGAVPSALARLPFLARLDLAANSLSGPIPPSLSRLRLLAHLNLSSNGLNGSFPPPLARLPALQVLDLYNNNFSGPLPLEVVGMAQLRHLHLGGNFFTGEIPPEYGRWGRLQYLAVSGNELSGKIPPELGNLTSLRQLYIGYYNNYSGGIPAELGNMTELVRLDAANCGLSGEIPPELGNLAKLDTLFLQVNGLTGRIPPELGRLGSLSSLDLSNNMLSGVIPASFADLKNLTLFNLFRNRLRGDIPEFVGDLPSLEVLQLWENNFTGGIPRRLGRNGRFQMLDLSSNRLTGTLPLELCAGGKLQTLIALGNSLFGAIPDSLGKCRSLTRVRLGENFLNGSIPEGLFDLPNLSQVELQDNLLSGGFPDVVGTGAPNLGGISLSNNQLTGALPSSIGSFSGLQRLLLDQNVFTGAIPPEIGRLQQLSKADLSGNSFDGSLPPEIGKCRLLTYLDVSRNNRSGDIPPAISGMGILNYLNLSRNQLYGEIPATIAAMQSLTAVDFSYNNLSGLVPATGQFSYFNATSFAGNPGLCGPYLAPCRPGGAETGHGTHTNGGLSSSLKLIIVLILLAFSIAFAAMAILKARSLKKASDARAWKLTAFQRLEFTCDEVIDSLKEENIIGKGGAGTVYKGTMPDGDHVAVKRLSAMSRGSSHDHGFSAEIQTLGRIRHRYIVRLLGFCSNNETNLLVYEYMPNGSLGELLHGKKGGHLHWDTRYKIAVEAAKGLCYLHHDCSPPILHRDVKSNNILLDSDFEAHVADFGLAKFLQDSGTSECMSAIAGSYGYIAPEYAYTLKVDEKSDVYSFGVVLLELITGKKPVGEFGDGVDIVHWIKMMTDSNKEEVIKIMDPRLSTVPVHEVMHVFYVALLCVEEQSVQRPTMREVVQILSELPKLTSKHGEELPSSGEGDDSGPVQGLSENVEAAANEANEQHHQQQPRSQSSPPSKLISI